The following are encoded in a window of Amaranthus tricolor cultivar Red isolate AtriRed21 chromosome 2, ASM2621246v1, whole genome shotgun sequence genomic DNA:
- the LOC130804368 gene encoding hydroxyproline O-galactosyltransferase GALT3 isoform X1 codes for MKRWSGGTLILILSSILVVRYTYFNTQPSKPVKQSTYDFFRNHPTNDLQKPGITSIAIPSKKNGTVAVKVKEKPGLIDVEGLSELYSSVNTSGDDLKTFATWPHLRPVLLRSDGLPETSKGVKEASVAWRELVSVIKREKTSKIVADGGNVNSTNEIKCPFSVSTFDEPVNSSRRHLELPCGLIEDSSVTWIGIPNGKNRSFQIEVESAGFQHERKPPIILHYNVYLPEENSTQNSVIVQNTWTNEGGWGKEEKCPSGKSTRYFQVDGLASCYEQLIRTAMEENKSNPVSDKQINSSLAHVHVRANFPFSEGSPFTATLWAGSEGFHMTVNGRHQTSFKYRDKQNLEPWLVNKVRITGGVSVLSGLAKDLPVSEDMDIIVDVDQLKAPPLLKRRIFLLVGVFSFGNNFERRMALRRSWMQYEAVRSGSVAVRFLIAFHKNAEVNLDLWKEAQAYGDIQLMPFVDYYSLISLKTIAVCILGTKILPAKYIMKTDDDAFVRIDEVLSSLKGKATSGVLYGLIAFQSSPHRDKESKWFVSEEEWPKDSYPPWAHGPGYIVSRDIAKFIVLGHQERDLKLFKLEDVAMGIWIEKYKNTGKDVKYISDDRFHNTGCEMDYILAHYQNPRKVLCLWEKLQKEHIPACCE; via the exons ATGAAAAGGTGGTCTGGTGGAaccctaattttaatattatcttccattttGGTGGTGAGGTACACTTACTTTAATACTCAACCATCAAAGCCTGTTAAGCAATCAACATATGATTTCTTTAGAAACCATCCTACTAATGATTTACAAAAACCCGGAATCACTTCGATTGCGATACCTTCTAAAAAGAATGGGACAGTAGCAGTAAAGGTTAAAGAGAAGCCTGGTCTAATTGATGTTGAAGGACTTAGTGAATTGTATAGTTCGGTTAATACATCTGGAGATGATTTGAAAACCTTTGCGACTTGGCCTCACTTACGCCCGGTCTTGTTAAGGTCAGATGGGTTGCCTGAAACAAGTAAAGGTGTGAAAGAGGCTTCCGTTGCTTGGAGGGAGTTAGTGTCGGTTATAAAGAGGGAGAAAACGTCGAAAATTGTTGCGGATGGTGGCAATGTTAATAGCACTAATGAAATTAAGTGCCCTTTTAGTGTTAGTACTTTTGATGAGCCTGTGAATAGTAGTAGGAGACATCTTGAGCTCCCATGTGGTTTGATAGAAGACTCTTCTGTTACTTGGATTGGTATTCCTAATGGTAAGAATAGAAGCTTCCAGATTGAAGTTGAGAGTGCAGGATTTCAACATGAGCGAAAACCCCCGATTATATTGCATTATAATGTCTATCTGCCAGAGGAAAATAGTACTCAAAATTCTGTAATTGTTCAAAATACATGGACTAATGAAGGTGGCTGGGGAAAGGAAGAAAAATGCCCGAGTGGAAAGTCAACTAGATATTTCCAAG TTGATGGACTGGCTAGTTGTTATGAACAACTTATCAGAACTGCTATGGAAGAAAACAAGAGCAACCCAGTTAGTGACAAGCAGATTAACAGTTCCTTGGCACATGTTCATGTCAGAGCTAATTTTCCATTTAGTGAAGGAAGCCCTTTTACTGCTACATTGTGGGCTGGTTCGGAAGGATTTCACATGACTGTCAATGGAAGGCATCAAACTTCCTTTAAATATAGAGAT AAGCAGAACCTGGAGCCTTGGCTAGTTAACAAGGTCAGAATAACCGGTGGTGTGAGCGTCTTGTCGGGCTTAGCCAAAGATCTCCCTGTATCCGAAGATATGGATATAATTGTTGATGTTGATCAACTCAAAGCTCCACCGTTGTTAAAAAGAAGAATTTTTTTGCTTGTTGGAGTTTTTTCTTTTGGAAACAACTTTGAACGTAGAATGGCGCTAAGAAGGTCTTGGATGCAATATGAAGCTGTGCGCTCAGGCAGTGTAGCTGTTCGCTTTCTTATTGCTTTT CACAAGAATGCAGAAGTAAATCTTGACCTGTGGAAAGAAGCTCAAGCATATGGAGACATTCAACTGATGCCTTTTGTGGACTATTACAGCTTGATCAGCTTGAAAACGATCGCTGTTTGCATTCTCGGG ACTAAGATTCTTCCTGCGAAGTATATAATGAAAACAGATGATGATGCTTTTGTGAGAATTGATGAAGTGCTTTCAAGTCTCAAAGGGAAGGCTACGAGTGGTGTACTGTATGGTCTCATAGCGTTTCAGTCGTCCCCTCACAGGGATAAAGAGAGCAAGTGGTTTGTTAGTGAAGAG GAATGGCCGAAAGATTCATATCCACCGTGGGCTCACGGTCCAGGTTATATAGTTTCTCGGGATATTGCAAAATTTATTGTACTTGGTCATCAGGAAAGAGATCTCAAG CTATTCAAGTTAGAGGATGTTGCTATGGGCATTTGGATCGAGAAATACAAGAACACTGGCAAGGATGTGAAGTACATCAGTGATGATCGTTTTCACAATACCGGATGTGAGATGGATTACATCCTTGCACATTATCAAAACCCGAGAAAGGTGCTATGCTTATGGGAGAAGTTGCAAAAGGAACACATACCGGCCTGTTGTGAATAG
- the LOC130804368 gene encoding hydroxyproline O-galactosyltransferase GALT3 isoform X3: protein MKRWSGGTLILILSSILVVRYTYFNTQPSKPVKQSTYDFFRNHPTNDLQKPGITSIAIPSKKNGTVAVKVKEKPGLIDVEGLSELYSSVNTSGDDLKTFATWPHLRPVLLRSDGLPETSKGVKEASVAWRELVSVIKREKTSKIVADGGNVNSTNEIKCPFSVSTFDEPVNSSRRHLELPCGLIEDSSVTWIGIPNGKNRSFQIEVESAGFQHERKPPIILHYNVYLPEENSTQNSVIVQNTWTNEGGWGKEEKCPSGKSTRYFQVDGLASCYEQLIRTAMEENKSNPVSDKQINSSLAHVHVRANFPFSEGSPFTATLWAGSEGFHMTVNGRHQTSFKYRDNLEPWLVNKVRITGGVSVLSGLAKDLPVSEDMDIIVDVDQLKAPPLLKRRIFLLVGVFSFGNNFERRMALRRSWMQYEAVRSGSVAVRFLIAFHKNAEVNLDLWKEAQAYGDIQLMPFVDYYSLISLKTIAVCILGTKILPAKYIMKTDDDAFVRIDEVLSSLKGKATSGVLYGLIAFQSSPHRDKESKWFVSEEEWPKDSYPPWAHGPGYIVSRDIAKFIVLGHQERDLKLFKLEDVAMGIWIEKYKNTGKDVKYISDDRFHNTGCEMDYILAHYQNPRKVLCLWEKLQKEHIPACCE, encoded by the exons ATGAAAAGGTGGTCTGGTGGAaccctaattttaatattatcttccattttGGTGGTGAGGTACACTTACTTTAATACTCAACCATCAAAGCCTGTTAAGCAATCAACATATGATTTCTTTAGAAACCATCCTACTAATGATTTACAAAAACCCGGAATCACTTCGATTGCGATACCTTCTAAAAAGAATGGGACAGTAGCAGTAAAGGTTAAAGAGAAGCCTGGTCTAATTGATGTTGAAGGACTTAGTGAATTGTATAGTTCGGTTAATACATCTGGAGATGATTTGAAAACCTTTGCGACTTGGCCTCACTTACGCCCGGTCTTGTTAAGGTCAGATGGGTTGCCTGAAACAAGTAAAGGTGTGAAAGAGGCTTCCGTTGCTTGGAGGGAGTTAGTGTCGGTTATAAAGAGGGAGAAAACGTCGAAAATTGTTGCGGATGGTGGCAATGTTAATAGCACTAATGAAATTAAGTGCCCTTTTAGTGTTAGTACTTTTGATGAGCCTGTGAATAGTAGTAGGAGACATCTTGAGCTCCCATGTGGTTTGATAGAAGACTCTTCTGTTACTTGGATTGGTATTCCTAATGGTAAGAATAGAAGCTTCCAGATTGAAGTTGAGAGTGCAGGATTTCAACATGAGCGAAAACCCCCGATTATATTGCATTATAATGTCTATCTGCCAGAGGAAAATAGTACTCAAAATTCTGTAATTGTTCAAAATACATGGACTAATGAAGGTGGCTGGGGAAAGGAAGAAAAATGCCCGAGTGGAAAGTCAACTAGATATTTCCAAG TTGATGGACTGGCTAGTTGTTATGAACAACTTATCAGAACTGCTATGGAAGAAAACAAGAGCAACCCAGTTAGTGACAAGCAGATTAACAGTTCCTTGGCACATGTTCATGTCAGAGCTAATTTTCCATTTAGTGAAGGAAGCCCTTTTACTGCTACATTGTGGGCTGGTTCGGAAGGATTTCACATGACTGTCAATGGAAGGCATCAAACTTCCTTTAAATATAGAGAT AACCTGGAGCCTTGGCTAGTTAACAAGGTCAGAATAACCGGTGGTGTGAGCGTCTTGTCGGGCTTAGCCAAAGATCTCCCTGTATCCGAAGATATGGATATAATTGTTGATGTTGATCAACTCAAAGCTCCACCGTTGTTAAAAAGAAGAATTTTTTTGCTTGTTGGAGTTTTTTCTTTTGGAAACAACTTTGAACGTAGAATGGCGCTAAGAAGGTCTTGGATGCAATATGAAGCTGTGCGCTCAGGCAGTGTAGCTGTTCGCTTTCTTATTGCTTTT CACAAGAATGCAGAAGTAAATCTTGACCTGTGGAAAGAAGCTCAAGCATATGGAGACATTCAACTGATGCCTTTTGTGGACTATTACAGCTTGATCAGCTTGAAAACGATCGCTGTTTGCATTCTCGGG ACTAAGATTCTTCCTGCGAAGTATATAATGAAAACAGATGATGATGCTTTTGTGAGAATTGATGAAGTGCTTTCAAGTCTCAAAGGGAAGGCTACGAGTGGTGTACTGTATGGTCTCATAGCGTTTCAGTCGTCCCCTCACAGGGATAAAGAGAGCAAGTGGTTTGTTAGTGAAGAG GAATGGCCGAAAGATTCATATCCACCGTGGGCTCACGGTCCAGGTTATATAGTTTCTCGGGATATTGCAAAATTTATTGTACTTGGTCATCAGGAAAGAGATCTCAAG CTATTCAAGTTAGAGGATGTTGCTATGGGCATTTGGATCGAGAAATACAAGAACACTGGCAAGGATGTGAAGTACATCAGTGATGATCGTTTTCACAATACCGGATGTGAGATGGATTACATCCTTGCACATTATCAAAACCCGAGAAAGGTGCTATGCTTATGGGAGAAGTTGCAAAAGGAACACATACCGGCCTGTTGTGAATAG
- the LOC130804368 gene encoding hydroxyproline O-galactosyltransferase GALT3 isoform X2, translating into MKRWSGGTLILILSSILVVRYTYFNTQPSKPVKQSTYDFFRNHPTNDLQKPGITSIAIPSKKNGTVAVKVKEKPGLIDVEGLSELYSSVNTSGDDLKTFATWPHLRPVLLRSDGLPETSKGVKEASVAWRELVSVIKREKTSKIVADGGNVNSTNEIKCPFSVSTFDEPVNSSRRHLELPCGLIEDSSVTWIGIPNGKNRSFQIEVESAGFQHERKPPIILHYNVYLPEENSTQNSVIVQNTWTNEGGWGKEEKCPSGKSTRYFQVDGLASCYEQLIRTAMEENKSNPVSDKQINSSLAHVHVRANFPFSEGSPFTATLWAGSEGFHMTVNGRHQTSFKYRDQNLEPWLVNKVRITGGVSVLSGLAKDLPVSEDMDIIVDVDQLKAPPLLKRRIFLLVGVFSFGNNFERRMALRRSWMQYEAVRSGSVAVRFLIAFHKNAEVNLDLWKEAQAYGDIQLMPFVDYYSLISLKTIAVCILGTKILPAKYIMKTDDDAFVRIDEVLSSLKGKATSGVLYGLIAFQSSPHRDKESKWFVSEEEWPKDSYPPWAHGPGYIVSRDIAKFIVLGHQERDLKLFKLEDVAMGIWIEKYKNTGKDVKYISDDRFHNTGCEMDYILAHYQNPRKVLCLWEKLQKEHIPACCE; encoded by the exons ATGAAAAGGTGGTCTGGTGGAaccctaattttaatattatcttccattttGGTGGTGAGGTACACTTACTTTAATACTCAACCATCAAAGCCTGTTAAGCAATCAACATATGATTTCTTTAGAAACCATCCTACTAATGATTTACAAAAACCCGGAATCACTTCGATTGCGATACCTTCTAAAAAGAATGGGACAGTAGCAGTAAAGGTTAAAGAGAAGCCTGGTCTAATTGATGTTGAAGGACTTAGTGAATTGTATAGTTCGGTTAATACATCTGGAGATGATTTGAAAACCTTTGCGACTTGGCCTCACTTACGCCCGGTCTTGTTAAGGTCAGATGGGTTGCCTGAAACAAGTAAAGGTGTGAAAGAGGCTTCCGTTGCTTGGAGGGAGTTAGTGTCGGTTATAAAGAGGGAGAAAACGTCGAAAATTGTTGCGGATGGTGGCAATGTTAATAGCACTAATGAAATTAAGTGCCCTTTTAGTGTTAGTACTTTTGATGAGCCTGTGAATAGTAGTAGGAGACATCTTGAGCTCCCATGTGGTTTGATAGAAGACTCTTCTGTTACTTGGATTGGTATTCCTAATGGTAAGAATAGAAGCTTCCAGATTGAAGTTGAGAGTGCAGGATTTCAACATGAGCGAAAACCCCCGATTATATTGCATTATAATGTCTATCTGCCAGAGGAAAATAGTACTCAAAATTCTGTAATTGTTCAAAATACATGGACTAATGAAGGTGGCTGGGGAAAGGAAGAAAAATGCCCGAGTGGAAAGTCAACTAGATATTTCCAAG TTGATGGACTGGCTAGTTGTTATGAACAACTTATCAGAACTGCTATGGAAGAAAACAAGAGCAACCCAGTTAGTGACAAGCAGATTAACAGTTCCTTGGCACATGTTCATGTCAGAGCTAATTTTCCATTTAGTGAAGGAAGCCCTTTTACTGCTACATTGTGGGCTGGTTCGGAAGGATTTCACATGACTGTCAATGGAAGGCATCAAACTTCCTTTAAATATAGAGAT CAGAACCTGGAGCCTTGGCTAGTTAACAAGGTCAGAATAACCGGTGGTGTGAGCGTCTTGTCGGGCTTAGCCAAAGATCTCCCTGTATCCGAAGATATGGATATAATTGTTGATGTTGATCAACTCAAAGCTCCACCGTTGTTAAAAAGAAGAATTTTTTTGCTTGTTGGAGTTTTTTCTTTTGGAAACAACTTTGAACGTAGAATGGCGCTAAGAAGGTCTTGGATGCAATATGAAGCTGTGCGCTCAGGCAGTGTAGCTGTTCGCTTTCTTATTGCTTTT CACAAGAATGCAGAAGTAAATCTTGACCTGTGGAAAGAAGCTCAAGCATATGGAGACATTCAACTGATGCCTTTTGTGGACTATTACAGCTTGATCAGCTTGAAAACGATCGCTGTTTGCATTCTCGGG ACTAAGATTCTTCCTGCGAAGTATATAATGAAAACAGATGATGATGCTTTTGTGAGAATTGATGAAGTGCTTTCAAGTCTCAAAGGGAAGGCTACGAGTGGTGTACTGTATGGTCTCATAGCGTTTCAGTCGTCCCCTCACAGGGATAAAGAGAGCAAGTGGTTTGTTAGTGAAGAG GAATGGCCGAAAGATTCATATCCACCGTGGGCTCACGGTCCAGGTTATATAGTTTCTCGGGATATTGCAAAATTTATTGTACTTGGTCATCAGGAAAGAGATCTCAAG CTATTCAAGTTAGAGGATGTTGCTATGGGCATTTGGATCGAGAAATACAAGAACACTGGCAAGGATGTGAAGTACATCAGTGATGATCGTTTTCACAATACCGGATGTGAGATGGATTACATCCTTGCACATTATCAAAACCCGAGAAAGGTGCTATGCTTATGGGAGAAGTTGCAAAAGGAACACATACCGGCCTGTTGTGAATAG
- the LOC130804399 gene encoding uncharacterized protein LOC130804399 yields the protein MKEIDYNGVIPIEKIIKEVPQLKAVLKEMKEGLDIVTNKIQALTEKVKAKQYPTAEGVSYLDAKNLLLINYCQSLVYYLLRKAKGMSIEGHPVVHSLVEIRLFLEKIRPIDKKCGYRIERMINAASTDAAKVVSTENVVEATQKSEDLIKYRPNPDMLVPKAGMDEDDHGGIYRPPKIAPTTMEEGKKTKKERDAERKGKNALRKVKQNEFLKSLVNDLEGRPEEVRETFGAESREHSKFLAQWEKREQQEEELFNRAPITKAEKKRIKQLEKSNGLLGLTDDFFDEINALPLGDDADDEKRVGFGSANNKERKHKKRKRKY from the exons ATGAAGGAGATAGATTACAATGGCGTGATTCCTATTGAGAAGATAATCAA GGAAGTGCCTCAATTGAAAGCAGTGTTGAAGGAGATGAAGGAAGGTTTAGATATTGTTACAAACAAAATTCAAGCTTTGACAGAGAag GTGAAGGCAAAGCAATATCCAACTGCTGAAGGTGTTAGTTATCTTGATGCAAAAAATTTGCTTCTTATAAATTATTGTCAATCACTTGTCTATTACTTACTCCGCAAGGCGAAAGGAATGTCAATTGAAGGGCATCCAGTTGTTCATAGCCTCGTTGAGATAAGATTATTTCTTGAAAAG ATACGCCCAATAGATAAGAAATGTGGCTATCGGATTGAGAGGATGATTAATGCTGCTTCAACTGATGCCGCAAAAGTAGTTTCGACAGAAAATGTGGTTGAGGCTACTCAGAAGTCAGAGGATCTGATAAAATACCGTCCTAATCCAGATATGCTTGTTCCTAAAGCTGGTATGGATGAAGAT GATCATGGTGGTATCTATCGGCCTCCCAAAATTGCTCCTACTACTATGGAGGAAGGTAAGAAGACCAAAAAAGAGAGAGATGCTGAGAGGAAAGGAAAGAATGCTCTACGCAAGGTCAAACAAAATGAATTTTTGAAAAGTCTGGTGAATGATCTAGAGGGTAGACCTGAAGAG GTAAGAGAAACATTTGGAGCTGAAAGTAGGGAACATTCCAAATTCCTTGCACAGTGGGAGAAACGTGaacaacaagaagaggaacttTTTAATCGTGCTCCCATCACGAAGGCAGAAAAAAAGCGGATAAAGCAGTTAGAGAAATCCAATGG GTTACTTGGCTTGACCGATGATTTCTTTGATGAGATTAATGCATTACCACTGGGagatgatgctgatgatgaaAAGAGAGTTGGCTTTGGCAGTGCCAACAACAAGGAAAGGAAACATAAGAAGCGTAAG AGAAAATATTGA